In Salvelinus namaycush isolate Seneca chromosome 15, SaNama_1.0, whole genome shotgun sequence, a genomic segment contains:
- the LOC120059860 gene encoding transmembrane protein 39B has translation MAGGRRGANRTAYCRSPLSSEPGSVGNGNHSTSSPVTGVRSRTRNGSGTGISSPPLAAHTVVPLKHCKIPELSMDRNVLFELHLFFCHLIALFVHYVNIYKTVWWYPPSHPPSHTSLNFHLIDYNMLVFTVIILARRLIAAIVKEASQSGKLSFPHSIFLVMARFAVLTLTGWSLCRSLIYLFRTYSVLSLLFLCYPFGMYIPFFRLNCDFRRVGPLSPITSIGSKEVGSVGRGRDYLTVLKETWKQHTSQLYGVQAMPTHACCLSPDLIRKEVEYLKMDFNWRMKEVLVSSMLSAYYVAFVPVWFVKSTQYVDKRWSCELFILVSVSTSVILMRHLLPPRYCDLLHKAAAHLGCWHKVDPSLCSNVLQHIWTEEYMWPQGVLVKHNKNVYKAMGHYNVAVPSDVSHYRFYFFFNKPLRILNILIILEGAMIFYQLYSLICSEKWHQTISLALILFSNYYAFFKLLRDRIVLGKAYSYSNSSSDQKIS, from the exons ATGGCAGGCGGACGAAGAGGGGCGAACCGCACTGCTTACTGCAGGTCTCCACTGAGCAGTGAGCCAGGCTCGGTCGGCAATGGCAACCACTCTACCAGCTCCCCAGTCACAGGGGTGCGGTCTCGGACAAG GAATGGCTCAGGAACAGGCATCTCTAGTCCCCCCTTGGCAGCCCATACGGTGGTTCCTCTGAAGCACTGTAAGATCCCAGAGTTATCCATGGACAGGAATGTGCTGTTTGAGCTGCACTTGTTCTTCTGCCACCTCATCGCCCTCTTTGTCCACTATGTCAACATCTACAAGACTGTCTGGTGGTACCCCCCCTCACaccccccctcacacacctcgCTG AACTTCCACCTCATCGACTATAACATGCTGGTGTTCACAGTCATCATACTGGCTCGCAGGCTGATTGCAGCGATTGTAAAAGAG GCATCACAGAGTGGGAAGCTCTCGTTCCCTCACTCCATCTTCCTAGTGATGGCACGGTTTGCTGTGCTCACACTGACGGGCTGGAGTCTGTGTCGCTCCCTCATATACCTATTCAGGACCTACTCTGTCCTCAGCCTGCTTTTCCTCTGTTACCC GTTCGGTATGTACATTCCCTTTTTCCGGTTGAACTGCGACTTCCGCCGGGTGGGTCCGCTCTCACCCATCACCAGCATCGGGTCGAAGGAGGTGGGCAGCGTGGGGCGCGGACGGGACTACCTGACGGTGCTGAAGGAGACGTGGAAGCAGCACACCAGCCAGCTGTACGGGGTCCAGGCCATGCCCACACACGCCTGCTGCCTCTCCCCAGACCTCATCCGCAAGGAGGTGGAGTACCTGAAGATGGACTTCAACTGGAGGATGAAGGAGGTGCTGGTCAGCTCCATGCTCAGTGCCTACTACGTGGCCTTCGTACCTGTATGGTTTGTTAAG AGCACACAGTATGTGGACAAGCGCTGGTCCTGTGAGCTCTTCATCCTGGTGTCTGTCAGTACCTCAGTCATCCTCATGAGACACCTGCTGCCCCCGCGCTATTGTGACCTGCTCCACAAGGCCGCAGCACACTTGGGCTGCTGGCACAAAGTAGACCCTTCTCTCTGCTCCAACGTCCTGCAGCACAT ATGGACGGAAGAGTACATGTGGCCCCAGGGTGTCCTGGTCAAACACAATAAGAATGTTTACAAGGCCATGGGGCACTACAATGTGGCTGTCCCCTCAGACGTCTCCCACTATCGCTTCTAT TTTTTCTTCAACAAGCCCTTACGAATATTGAACATCCTCATCATCTTGGAAGGTGCTATGATATTCTACCAGCTCTACTCGTTGATATGCTCAGAAAAGTGGCATCAGACGATATCCTTGGCTTTAATTCTCTTCAGCAACTACTACGCCTTCTTCAAGCTTCTCAGAGACCGAATAGTCTTAGGCAAGGCATACTCATACTCAAACAGCTCATCTGACCAGAAGATAAGTTAA
- the LOC120060256 gene encoding KH domain-containing, RNA-binding, signal transduction-associated protein 1-like isoform X2 yields the protein MKALQNVSDMSSDAKPEPKKGKMENESKYLPELLAEKDSLDSSFTHAMKLISAEIERIQKGESKKEAERETYLDLFTTKNIKVKERVLIPVKQYPRFNFVGKILGPQGNTIKRLQEETGAKISVLGKGSMRDKVKEEELRKGGEPKYYHLGMELHVFIEVFAPIPEAYLRMAHAMDEVKKFLIPDTMDGICQDQFMEIGYLNGGQDSQSRGRGGPPGRGRGAPPPNSAGARGRGMPPRGGAPRGGASRGPPRGGSTRGAPAGRGGPPSTPARGGTAQRSRPPAQGTQRMLPSPAHSHQQHQHQHQHAPPPKAEAYDEYPAYEESYAEPAYEGYDSYYSQQPPQADTEYYDYGHGEAQEAFEPYAQDDWEGSWPTTGGKAPPARQDKRGSYREHPYGRY from the exons ATGAAAGCCTTGCAGAACGTGAGCGACATGAGTTCCGACGCTAAGCCCGAGCCTAAAAAAGGCAAAATGGAGAATGAAAGCAAATATCTCCCTGAGCTTCTGGCAGAAAAAGACAGCCTGGATTCGTCATTTACTCACGCAATGAAACTGATATCTGCAG AGATCGAAAGGATTCAGAAAGGAGAGTCAAAGAAAGAGGCAGAAAGAGAAACGTACTTGGACCTGTTTACCACAAAGAACATCAAGGTCAAAGAACGTGTGCTAATTCCCGTCAAGCAGTACCCAAGG TTTAACTTCGTTGGTAAGATTCTGGGACCCCAGGGGAACACGATCAAGCGACTCCAGGAGGAAACAGGAGCAAAGATATCGGTGTTGGGCAAAGGTTCCATGAGAGACAAGGTGAAG GAGGAAGAGCTGAGAAAGGGTGGTGAGCCCAAATATTATCATCTGGGCATGGAACTGCATGTCTTCATAGAGGTGTTTGCCCCCATACCTGAGGCATACCTGCGCATGGCTCATGCCATGGACGAAGTCAAAAAGTTCCTCATCCCT GACACCATGGATGGTATCTGCCAGGATCAGTTCATGGAGATTGGCTACCTAAATGGAGGTCAGGACTCACAATCCAGGGGAAGGGGGGGCCCCCCAGGCAGGGGCAGGGGAGCACCCCCACCCAACTCTGCAGGAGCCAG GGGGCGAGGAATGCCACCTCGTGGAGGAGCCCCTCGTGGTGGAGCTTCCCGAGGGCCACCCAGGGGTGGGTCCACCAGAGGGGCTCCAGCTGGTCGGGGTGGACCCCCCTCCACACCCGCTAGAGGAGGCACAGCTCAACGTTCCAGACCCCCCGCACAAGGGACGCAAAGGATGCTCCCGTCCCCAGCCCACTCCCACCAGCAGCACCAACATCAGCACCAACATGCGCCACCACCCAAGGCTGAGGCCTATGATGAATAT CCTGCCTATGAAGAAAGCTATGCTGAGCCTGCATATGAAGGTTATGACAGTTATTACAGTCAACAACCTCCACAAGC GGATACAGAGTACTATGACTATGGACATGGAGAGGCTCAGGAGGCCTTTGAACCCTATG CCCAGGACGATTGGGAGGGTTCGTGGCCCACCACTGGAGGCAAAGCCCCTCCTGCAAGGCAGGATAAGCGGGGGTCCTACAGAGAGCATCCATACGGAAGATACTGA
- the LOC120060256 gene encoding KH domain-containing, RNA-binding, signal transduction-associated protein 1-like isoform X1: protein MKALQNVSDMSSDAKPEPKKGKMENESKYLPELLAEKDSLDSSFTHAMKLISAEIERIQKGESKKEAERETYLDLFTTKNIKVKERVLIPVKQYPRFNFVGKILGPQGNTIKRLQEETGAKISVLGKGSMRDKVKEEELRKGGEPKYYHLGMELHVFIEVFAPIPEAYLRMAHAMDEVKKFLIPQDTMDGICQDQFMEIGYLNGGQDSQSRGRGGPPGRGRGAPPPNSAGARGRGMPPRGGAPRGGASRGPPRGGSTRGAPAGRGGPPSTPARGGTAQRSRPPAQGTQRMLPSPAHSHQQHQHQHQHAPPPKAEAYDEYPAYEESYAEPAYEGYDSYYSQQPPQADTEYYDYGHGEAQEAFEPYAQDDWEGSWPTTGGKAPPARQDKRGSYREHPYGRY, encoded by the exons ATGAAAGCCTTGCAGAACGTGAGCGACATGAGTTCCGACGCTAAGCCCGAGCCTAAAAAAGGCAAAATGGAGAATGAAAGCAAATATCTCCCTGAGCTTCTGGCAGAAAAAGACAGCCTGGATTCGTCATTTACTCACGCAATGAAACTGATATCTGCAG AGATCGAAAGGATTCAGAAAGGAGAGTCAAAGAAAGAGGCAGAAAGAGAAACGTACTTGGACCTGTTTACCACAAAGAACATCAAGGTCAAAGAACGTGTGCTAATTCCCGTCAAGCAGTACCCAAGG TTTAACTTCGTTGGTAAGATTCTGGGACCCCAGGGGAACACGATCAAGCGACTCCAGGAGGAAACAGGAGCAAAGATATCGGTGTTGGGCAAAGGTTCCATGAGAGACAAGGTGAAG GAGGAAGAGCTGAGAAAGGGTGGTGAGCCCAAATATTATCATCTGGGCATGGAACTGCATGTCTTCATAGAGGTGTTTGCCCCCATACCTGAGGCATACCTGCGCATGGCTCATGCCATGGACGAAGTCAAAAAGTTCCTCATCCCT CAGGACACCATGGATGGTATCTGCCAGGATCAGTTCATGGAGATTGGCTACCTAAATGGAGGTCAGGACTCACAATCCAGGGGAAGGGGGGGCCCCCCAGGCAGGGGCAGGGGAGCACCCCCACCCAACTCTGCAGGAGCCAG GGGGCGAGGAATGCCACCTCGTGGAGGAGCCCCTCGTGGTGGAGCTTCCCGAGGGCCACCCAGGGGTGGGTCCACCAGAGGGGCTCCAGCTGGTCGGGGTGGACCCCCCTCCACACCCGCTAGAGGAGGCACAGCTCAACGTTCCAGACCCCCCGCACAAGGGACGCAAAGGATGCTCCCGTCCCCAGCCCACTCCCACCAGCAGCACCAACATCAGCACCAACATGCGCCACCACCCAAGGCTGAGGCCTATGATGAATAT CCTGCCTATGAAGAAAGCTATGCTGAGCCTGCATATGAAGGTTATGACAGTTATTACAGTCAACAACCTCCACAAGC GGATACAGAGTACTATGACTATGGACATGGAGAGGCTCAGGAGGCCTTTGAACCCTATG CCCAGGACGATTGGGAGGGTTCGTGGCCCACCACTGGAGGCAAAGCCCCTCCTGCAAGGCAGGATAAGCGGGGGTCCTACAGAGAGCATCCATACGGAAGATACTGA